In one window of Geotrypetes seraphini chromosome 3, aGeoSer1.1, whole genome shotgun sequence DNA:
- the LOC117356404 gene encoding protein FAM171B-like isoform X2 produces the protein MKLFTMDSRHHAALLLFILVGTILLLLAASFLLICYFRHKYLKTKKNQKWALKSVVLTKSQATSMTGVSLVLSSPPSLLHESQAFKNSPFPVKSSLVQMKDDTASLENYIVQKNAASPPGWQCWSSSEKSPQNVYEKGNQTSILQYISSPGAFLMDSILGQSKDLEFSPFYVEDIMHCSSLKSNVDTNFVLVPEESPIPNISFINHSRSSSLPRNLGDCLISEIPGNQQYFWSSSTLKTLLQNSVQGKPNGLMDMSHHGEHMESLSVPNTLKRPPSTASTLEGKTARKSLLQLPKTGFLQPRAWFISLANGPFSNGAPIGKQDPNNITSLDSGVDVIELQVRQDGEVVRDGVELEVMQHLESYEDATGSEQNVMQLVVEEGDESGSLMGGEQSGNEQQLAHKEAAMKLNEACYRNKRSLWQKREERPLIGIN, from the exons CTTTTTACCATGGACTCCAGACACCATGCAGCTCTTCTTCTTTTTATCCTGGTGGGAACTATTCTCCTTCTACTGGCAGCCTCATTCTTGCTGATTTGCTACTTCAG ACACAAATATTTGAAaaccaagaaaaatcagaaatggGCCCTGAAGTCGGTGGTTCTTACCAAGAGTCAAGCTACATCTATGACTGGTGTCAGTTTAGTACTTTCTTCACCTCCATCCCTACTTCACGAATCCCAGGCCTTCAAGAATTCCCCTTTTCCAGTAAAGTCTAGTCTAGTCCAAATGAAGGATGACACTGCATCCTTAGAGAACTACATAGTCCAAAAGAATGCAGCATCTCCCCCTGGCTGGCAATGCTGGTCCAGTTCTGAGAAAAGTCCTCAAAATGTATATGAAAAAGGAAACCAAACTTCAATATTGCAGTACATCTCCAGCCCTGGTGCTTTTTTAATGGACAGCATTTTGGGACAAAGCAAAGATTTGGAATTTAGTCCATTCTATGTTGAGGACATAATGCACTGCTCCTCTTTGAAAAGCAATGTAGATACCAATTTTGTGCTTGTCCCTGAGGAGTCTCCCATTCCTAATATTTCATTCATTAACCATTCTAGATCATCAAGTCTTCCTAGAAATCTGGGAGACTGCCTCATCTCAGAAATCCCTGGGAACCAGCAGTATTTCTGGAGCTCATCAACACTTAAAACGTTGCTCCAAAACTCTGTGCAGGGCAAACCAAATGGGCTCATGGACATGAGCCACCATGGAGAGCACATGGAATCCCTTTCTGTGCCGAATACTTTAAAAAGACCTCCCTCTACTGCATCAACTCTGGAAGGAAAAACTGCTCGTAAATCCTTGCTTCAGCTTCCTAAAACCGGTTTTCTTCAACCAAGAGCATGGTTCATATCTCTAGCAAACGGACCCTTTTCAAATGGAGCTCCCATTGGGAAACAAGATCCGAACAACATAACAAGTCTGGACTCTGGGGTGGATGTTATAGAGCTTCAAGTGAGGCAGGATGGTGAAGTGGTTAGAGATGGAGTTGAACTAGAGGTCATGCAACACCTAGAAAGCTATGAAGATGCCACTGGATCAGAACAAAATGTAATGCAGTTGGTGGTTGAGGAAGGTGATGAGAGCGGTAGCCTTATGGGAGGAGAGCAATCGGGCAATGAGCAGCAACTTGCACACAAGGAAGCAGCTATGAAATTGAATGAAGCATGTTATCGCAACAAGAGAAGCTTATGGCAGAAAAGGGAGGAGAGACCACTGATTGGAATTAACTGA
- the LOC117356404 gene encoding protein FAM171B-like isoform X1, which translates to MEKKILLMLFTMDSRHHAALLLFILVGTILLLLAASFLLICYFRHKYLKTKKNQKWALKSVVLTKSQATSMTGVSLVLSSPPSLLHESQAFKNSPFPVKSSLVQMKDDTASLENYIVQKNAASPPGWQCWSSSEKSPQNVYEKGNQTSILQYISSPGAFLMDSILGQSKDLEFSPFYVEDIMHCSSLKSNVDTNFVLVPEESPIPNISFINHSRSSSLPRNLGDCLISEIPGNQQYFWSSSTLKTLLQNSVQGKPNGLMDMSHHGEHMESLSVPNTLKRPPSTASTLEGKTARKSLLQLPKTGFLQPRAWFISLANGPFSNGAPIGKQDPNNITSLDSGVDVIELQVRQDGEVVRDGVELEVMQHLESYEDATGSEQNVMQLVVEEGDESGSLMGGEQSGNEQQLAHKEAAMKLNEACYRNKRSLWQKREERPLIGIN; encoded by the exons ATGGAGAAGAAGATTTTACTTATG CTTTTTACCATGGACTCCAGACACCATGCAGCTCTTCTTCTTTTTATCCTGGTGGGAACTATTCTCCTTCTACTGGCAGCCTCATTCTTGCTGATTTGCTACTTCAG ACACAAATATTTGAAaaccaagaaaaatcagaaatggGCCCTGAAGTCGGTGGTTCTTACCAAGAGTCAAGCTACATCTATGACTGGTGTCAGTTTAGTACTTTCTTCACCTCCATCCCTACTTCACGAATCCCAGGCCTTCAAGAATTCCCCTTTTCCAGTAAAGTCTAGTCTAGTCCAAATGAAGGATGACACTGCATCCTTAGAGAACTACATAGTCCAAAAGAATGCAGCATCTCCCCCTGGCTGGCAATGCTGGTCCAGTTCTGAGAAAAGTCCTCAAAATGTATATGAAAAAGGAAACCAAACTTCAATATTGCAGTACATCTCCAGCCCTGGTGCTTTTTTAATGGACAGCATTTTGGGACAAAGCAAAGATTTGGAATTTAGTCCATTCTATGTTGAGGACATAATGCACTGCTCCTCTTTGAAAAGCAATGTAGATACCAATTTTGTGCTTGTCCCTGAGGAGTCTCCCATTCCTAATATTTCATTCATTAACCATTCTAGATCATCAAGTCTTCCTAGAAATCTGGGAGACTGCCTCATCTCAGAAATCCCTGGGAACCAGCAGTATTTCTGGAGCTCATCAACACTTAAAACGTTGCTCCAAAACTCTGTGCAGGGCAAACCAAATGGGCTCATGGACATGAGCCACCATGGAGAGCACATGGAATCCCTTTCTGTGCCGAATACTTTAAAAAGACCTCCCTCTACTGCATCAACTCTGGAAGGAAAAACTGCTCGTAAATCCTTGCTTCAGCTTCCTAAAACCGGTTTTCTTCAACCAAGAGCATGGTTCATATCTCTAGCAAACGGACCCTTTTCAAATGGAGCTCCCATTGGGAAACAAGATCCGAACAACATAACAAGTCTGGACTCTGGGGTGGATGTTATAGAGCTTCAAGTGAGGCAGGATGGTGAAGTGGTTAGAGATGGAGTTGAACTAGAGGTCATGCAACACCTAGAAAGCTATGAAGATGCCACTGGATCAGAACAAAATGTAATGCAGTTGGTGGTTGAGGAAGGTGATGAGAGCGGTAGCCTTATGGGAGGAGAGCAATCGGGCAATGAGCAGCAACTTGCACACAAGGAAGCAGCTATGAAATTGAATGAAGCATGTTATCGCAACAAGAGAAGCTTATGGCAGAAAAGGGAGGAGAGACCACTGATTGGAATTAACTGA
- the LOC117356404 gene encoding protein FAM171B-like isoform X4 — translation MTGVSLVLSSPPSLLHESQAFKNSPFPVKSSLVQMKDDTASLENYIVQKNAASPPGWQCWSSSEKSPQNVYEKGNQTSILQYISSPGAFLMDSILGQSKDLEFSPFYVEDIMHCSSLKSNVDTNFVLVPEESPIPNISFINHSRSSSLPRNLGDCLISEIPGNQQYFWSSSTLKTLLQNSVQGKPNGLMDMSHHGEHMESLSVPNTLKRPPSTASTLEGKTARKSLLQLPKTGFLQPRAWFISLANGPFSNGAPIGKQDPNNITSLDSGVDVIELQVRQDGEVVRDGVELEVMQHLESYEDATGSEQNVMQLVVEEGDESGSLMGGEQSGNEQQLAHKEAAMKLNEACYRNKRSLWQKREERPLIGIN, via the coding sequence ATGACTGGTGTCAGTTTAGTACTTTCTTCACCTCCATCCCTACTTCACGAATCCCAGGCCTTCAAGAATTCCCCTTTTCCAGTAAAGTCTAGTCTAGTCCAAATGAAGGATGACACTGCATCCTTAGAGAACTACATAGTCCAAAAGAATGCAGCATCTCCCCCTGGCTGGCAATGCTGGTCCAGTTCTGAGAAAAGTCCTCAAAATGTATATGAAAAAGGAAACCAAACTTCAATATTGCAGTACATCTCCAGCCCTGGTGCTTTTTTAATGGACAGCATTTTGGGACAAAGCAAAGATTTGGAATTTAGTCCATTCTATGTTGAGGACATAATGCACTGCTCCTCTTTGAAAAGCAATGTAGATACCAATTTTGTGCTTGTCCCTGAGGAGTCTCCCATTCCTAATATTTCATTCATTAACCATTCTAGATCATCAAGTCTTCCTAGAAATCTGGGAGACTGCCTCATCTCAGAAATCCCTGGGAACCAGCAGTATTTCTGGAGCTCATCAACACTTAAAACGTTGCTCCAAAACTCTGTGCAGGGCAAACCAAATGGGCTCATGGACATGAGCCACCATGGAGAGCACATGGAATCCCTTTCTGTGCCGAATACTTTAAAAAGACCTCCCTCTACTGCATCAACTCTGGAAGGAAAAACTGCTCGTAAATCCTTGCTTCAGCTTCCTAAAACCGGTTTTCTTCAACCAAGAGCATGGTTCATATCTCTAGCAAACGGACCCTTTTCAAATGGAGCTCCCATTGGGAAACAAGATCCGAACAACATAACAAGTCTGGACTCTGGGGTGGATGTTATAGAGCTTCAAGTGAGGCAGGATGGTGAAGTGGTTAGAGATGGAGTTGAACTAGAGGTCATGCAACACCTAGAAAGCTATGAAGATGCCACTGGATCAGAACAAAATGTAATGCAGTTGGTGGTTGAGGAAGGTGATGAGAGCGGTAGCCTTATGGGAGGAGAGCAATCGGGCAATGAGCAGCAACTTGCACACAAGGAAGCAGCTATGAAATTGAATGAAGCATGTTATCGCAACAAGAGAAGCTTATGGCAGAAAAGGGAGGAGAGACCACTGATTGGAATTAACTGA
- the LOC117356404 gene encoding protein FAM171B-like isoform X3, with protein MDSRHHAALLLFILVGTILLLLAASFLLICYFRHKYLKTKKNQKWALKSVVLTKSQATSMTGVSLVLSSPPSLLHESQAFKNSPFPVKSSLVQMKDDTASLENYIVQKNAASPPGWQCWSSSEKSPQNVYEKGNQTSILQYISSPGAFLMDSILGQSKDLEFSPFYVEDIMHCSSLKSNVDTNFVLVPEESPIPNISFINHSRSSSLPRNLGDCLISEIPGNQQYFWSSSTLKTLLQNSVQGKPNGLMDMSHHGEHMESLSVPNTLKRPPSTASTLEGKTARKSLLQLPKTGFLQPRAWFISLANGPFSNGAPIGKQDPNNITSLDSGVDVIELQVRQDGEVVRDGVELEVMQHLESYEDATGSEQNVMQLVVEEGDESGSLMGGEQSGNEQQLAHKEAAMKLNEACYRNKRSLWQKREERPLIGIN; from the exons ATGGACTCCAGACACCATGCAGCTCTTCTTCTTTTTATCCTGGTGGGAACTATTCTCCTTCTACTGGCAGCCTCATTCTTGCTGATTTGCTACTTCAG ACACAAATATTTGAAaaccaagaaaaatcagaaatggGCCCTGAAGTCGGTGGTTCTTACCAAGAGTCAAGCTACATCTATGACTGGTGTCAGTTTAGTACTTTCTTCACCTCCATCCCTACTTCACGAATCCCAGGCCTTCAAGAATTCCCCTTTTCCAGTAAAGTCTAGTCTAGTCCAAATGAAGGATGACACTGCATCCTTAGAGAACTACATAGTCCAAAAGAATGCAGCATCTCCCCCTGGCTGGCAATGCTGGTCCAGTTCTGAGAAAAGTCCTCAAAATGTATATGAAAAAGGAAACCAAACTTCAATATTGCAGTACATCTCCAGCCCTGGTGCTTTTTTAATGGACAGCATTTTGGGACAAAGCAAAGATTTGGAATTTAGTCCATTCTATGTTGAGGACATAATGCACTGCTCCTCTTTGAAAAGCAATGTAGATACCAATTTTGTGCTTGTCCCTGAGGAGTCTCCCATTCCTAATATTTCATTCATTAACCATTCTAGATCATCAAGTCTTCCTAGAAATCTGGGAGACTGCCTCATCTCAGAAATCCCTGGGAACCAGCAGTATTTCTGGAGCTCATCAACACTTAAAACGTTGCTCCAAAACTCTGTGCAGGGCAAACCAAATGGGCTCATGGACATGAGCCACCATGGAGAGCACATGGAATCCCTTTCTGTGCCGAATACTTTAAAAAGACCTCCCTCTACTGCATCAACTCTGGAAGGAAAAACTGCTCGTAAATCCTTGCTTCAGCTTCCTAAAACCGGTTTTCTTCAACCAAGAGCATGGTTCATATCTCTAGCAAACGGACCCTTTTCAAATGGAGCTCCCATTGGGAAACAAGATCCGAACAACATAACAAGTCTGGACTCTGGGGTGGATGTTATAGAGCTTCAAGTGAGGCAGGATGGTGAAGTGGTTAGAGATGGAGTTGAACTAGAGGTCATGCAACACCTAGAAAGCTATGAAGATGCCACTGGATCAGAACAAAATGTAATGCAGTTGGTGGTTGAGGAAGGTGATGAGAGCGGTAGCCTTATGGGAGGAGAGCAATCGGGCAATGAGCAGCAACTTGCACACAAGGAAGCAGCTATGAAATTGAATGAAGCATGTTATCGCAACAAGAGAAGCTTATGGCAGAAAAGGGAGGAGAGACCACTGATTGGAATTAACTGA